Proteins co-encoded in one Chrysemys picta bellii isolate R12L10 chromosome 13, ASM1138683v2, whole genome shotgun sequence genomic window:
- the LOC101946804 gene encoding solute carrier family 12 member 3-like isoform X5, which yields MGWGEGHRIELRASGKVAGGPGTPMDSPAYKTVLALGRFKVRKLQTGPALDKGKEGASPLPCPPTPSMEGSDQADEGGSLSAPPDYATTMDVSPCYEFYAQSAPPGRARKSRPSLEVLRNVEDGPGFPDAPDPGESRAKEEDEEDPDAASPEAEPVRFGWVTGVMIRCMLNIWGVILYLRLPWITAQAGIGLTWLIILMSAVVTTITGLSISAISTNGKVKAGGTYFLISRSLGPELGGSIGLLFSFANAVAVAMHVVGFAETVRDLLLEFDAVMTDPVNDIRIVGVITVTVLLGIALAGMEWEAKAQVVFFFVIMVSFINYFVGTLIPATEEKMSKGYFSYRGDIFLENIGPEWRGESGNFFGMFSIFFPSATGILAGANISGDLKDPAVAIPKGTLLAIFWTTLSYLAISATIGSCVVRDASGSLNDTLGSPNATDSCLGLGCGYGWNFTECAQAGTCEYGLANNYQTMSMVSGFSPLITAGIFAATLSSALACLVSAPKVFQCLCQDKLYPVIGFFAKGYGKNNEPLRGYMLTFVLAIAFILIAELNTIAPIISNFFLCSYALINFSCFHATITNSPGWRPSFRYFSKWSALFGAVISVVIMFLLTWWAALIVVGIILVSLAYVSYKKPDVNWGSSVQAGTYSMALSYSVSLTQVEEHVKNFRPQCLVLTGPPSFRPALVDFVSAFTKGVSLMICGNVAGPQDTPGDSDSEEHVEWLNRRKVRSFYTLITAPDLRSGARSLMQVSGLGRLKPNTIVLGYKQNWQTDSPHNLENYVATIHDAFDGRAGVCVLRMKDGLDVSRTVRAYVNPAFEDPEAAPQGEKLRQESGNAGLTLLVPYLLSRRKRWSRCRVRVFISGHLGSAEQQRQEIQLLLSKFRLGFSEVLVLPHVAWQPEERSLKEFEDLVAPFRLNEGQRSPEATEALRRETPWKVSDEDLRVYRKKSEQQVRLHEILQENSRNAALIVMSLPVVRKGACPSALYMAWLETLSRDLRPPVAFIRGNQQDALTFYCQ from the exons atgggctggggagaggggcacaGGATTGAACTCAGGGCCAGCGGAAAGGTAGCAG gtgGACCTGGCACCCCCATGGACTCCCCGGCCTACAAGACGGTTCTGGCCTTGGGCCGGTTCAAGGTGCGGAAGCTCCAGACGGGCCCTGCCCTGGACAAAGGCAAGGAGGGGGCAAGCCCCCTGCCGTGCCCCCCAACCCCGTCCATGGAGGGCTCTGACCAGGCGGATGAGGGGGGCTCCCTCTCGGCTCCCCCGGACTACGCGACCACAATGGACGTCAGTCCCTGCTACGAGTTCTACGCCCAGTCGGCCCCCCCTGGGCGGGCCCGCAAGAGTCGCCCCTCGCTGGAGGTGCTGCGTAACGTG GAGGACGGGCCCGGGTTCCCTGATGCTCCTGACCCTGGGGAATCCAGGGCTaaggaggaggacgaggaggaTCCAGACGCAGCAAGCCCTGAAGCGGAACCAGTCCGGTTCGGTTGGGTGACCGGCGTGATG ATACGGTGCATGCTCAACATCTGGGGCGTGATCCTATATCTCCGGCTGCCTTGGatcacagcccaggctggaaTAG ggctgACATGGCTCATCATCCTCATGTCAGCTGTAGTCACCACAATCACTGGCTTGTCCATCTCAGCCATCTCCACCAATGGCAAGGTGAAGGCAG ggggcaccTACTTCTTGATCTCGCGCAGCCTGGGCCCCGAGCTGGGCGGATCCATCGGGCTGCTCTTCTCCTTCGCCAATGCTGTGGCTGTGGCTATGCATGTGGTGGGCTTCGCTGAGACGGTGCGTGACCTGCTGCTG GAGTTCGACGCGGTGATGACGGACCCCGTGAATGACATCCGGATCGTGGGCGTCATCACGGTGACAGTGTTGTTGGGCATCGCGCTGGCTGGCATGGAGTGGGAAGCCAAG GCCCAGGTTGTCTTTTTCTTCGTCATCATGGTCTCCTTCATCAACTACTTTGTGGGGACCCTGATTCCAGCCACGGAGGAGAAGATGTCCAAAGGCTACTTCAGCTACCGAG GGGACATCTTCCTGGAGAACATCGGGCCGGAGTGGCGGGGCGAATCGGGCAACTTCTTTGGCATGTTCTCCATCTTCTTCCCCTCGGCCACTGGTATCCTGGCCGGCGCCAACATCTCAGGCGACCTCAAG GACCCCGCGGTGGCTATCCCCAAGGGCACCCTGCTGGCCATCTTCTGGACCACGCTCTCCTACCTGGCCATCTCAGCTACCATAG gGTCGTGCGTGGTGCGTGATGCGTCCGGGAGTTTGAACGACACACTGGGCTCCCCCAACGCCACGGACAGCTGCCTGGGCCTTGGGTGCGGCTACGGCTGGAACTTCACCGAGTGCGCCCAGGCTGGCACCTGCGAGTACGGGCTGGCCAACAACTACCAG ACCATGAGCATGGTGTCCGGCTTCAGTCCCCTCATCACGGCTGGGATCTTCGCCGCCAccctctcctctgccctggcCTGCCTGGTCTCAGCCCCCAAGGTCTTCCAG TGCCTGTGCCAAGATAAGCTGTATCCCGTCATCGGCTTCTTCGCCAAGGGCTACGGCAAGAACAACGAGCCGCTCCGGGGCTACATGCTCACTTTCGTCCTGGCCATCGCCTTCATCCTCATCG CTGAGCTCAACACCATCGCCCCCATCATCTCCAACTTCTTCCTTTGCTCCTATGCCCTCATCAACTTCAGCTGCTTCCATGCCACAATCACCAACTCCCCAG gctggCGACCTTCTTTCCGCTACTTCAGCAAGTGGAGCGCCCTCTTTGGGGCCGTGATCTCCGTGGTCATCATGTTCCTGCTGACCTGGTGGGCGGCCCTCATTGTGGTGGGCATTATCCTGGTCAGCTTGGCCTACGTCAGCTACAAGAAGCCAG ACGTCAACTGGGGCTCCTCTGTGCAGGCCGGGACCTACAGCATGGCCCTGTCCTACTCCGTCAGTCTCACCCAAGTGGAGGAGCATGTCAAGAACTTCCG CCCCCAGTGCCTGGTGCTGACGGGTCCCCCCAGCTTCCGACCAGCTCTGGTGGATTTCGTCAGTGCCTTCACCAAGGGGGTCAGCCTCATGATCTGTGGGAACGTGGCTGGG CCGCAGGATACCCCAGGGGACAGCGACTCAGAGGAGCACGTCGAGTGGCTGAACAGGCGCAAGGTGCGATCCTTCTACACCCTCATCACGGCCCCGGACCTGCGCAGCGGAGCCCGCAGCCTCATGCAG GTGTCCGGGCTGGGGCGTCTCAAACCCAACACAATCGTGCTGGGCTACAAGCAGAACTGGCAGACGGACTCGCCCCACAACCTGGAGAACTACGTGGCCACCATCca CGACGCGTTCGACGGCCGGGCCGGGGTGTGCGTGCTGAGGATGAAGGACGGGCTGGATGTGTCGCGGACGGTTCGGGCCTATG TGAACCCTGCGTTTGAGGACCCCGAGGCAGCACCGCAGGGGGAGAAGCTGAGACAGGAGTCGGGCAATGCAG GGCTCACCCTGCTGGTCCCCTACCTGCTGAGCCGCCGCAAGCGCTGGAGCCGCTGCCGGGTCCGGGTCTTCATCAGCGGCCACCTGGGCAGCGCCGAGCAGCAGCGCCAGGA gaTCCAGCTGCTGCTCAGCAAGTTCCGCCTGGGTTTCAGCGAGGTACTGGTGCTGCCCCATGTGGCCTGGCAGCCGGAGGAGAGAAG cctgaAGGAATTTGAGGACCTGGTGGCTCCGTTCCGGCTCAACGAGGGACAGCGCAGTCCTGAGGCCACAGAGGCCCTGCGGAGGGAGACACCCTGGAAGGTTTCAGATGAGGATCTGCGGGTCTACAGGAAAAAG TcggagcagcaggtccggctccacGAAATCCTGCAGGAGAATTCCCGGAACGCTGCCCTGATTGTCAT GAGCCTGCCTGTGGTGCGCAAGGGGGCCTGTCCCAGCGCCCTCTATATGGCCTGGCTGGAGACCCTGTCCCGGGATCTTCGCCCACCTGTTGCCTTCATCCGGGGCAACCAGCAGGATGCCCTGACCTTCTACTGCCAGTAG
- the LOC101946804 gene encoding solute carrier family 12 member 3-like isoform X6, producing the protein MGWGEGHRIELRASGKVAGGPGTPMDSPAYKTVLALGRFKVRKLQTGPALDKGKEGASPLPCPPTPSMEGSDQADEGGSLSAPPDYATTMDVSPCYEFYAQSAPPGRARKSRPSLEVLRNVEDGPGFPDAPDPGESRAKEEDEEDPDAASPEAEPVRFGWVTGVMIRCMLNIWGVILYLRLPWITAQAGIGLTWLIILMSAVVTTITGLSISAISTNGKVKAGGTYFLISRSLGPELGGSIGLLFSFANAVAVAMHVVGFAETVRDLLLEFDAVMTDPVNDIRIVGVITVTVLLGIALAGMEWEAKAQVVFFFVIMVSFINYFVGTLIPATEEKMSKGYFSYRGDIFLENIGPEWRGESGNFFGMFSIFFPSATGILAGANISGDLKDPAVAIPKGTLLAIFWTTLSYLAISATIGSCVVRDASGSLNDTLGSPNATDSCLGLGCGYGWNFTECAQAGTCEYGLANNYQTMSMVSGFSPLITAGIFAATLSSALACLVSAPKVFQCLCQDKLYPVIGFFAKGYGKNNEPLRGYMLTFVLAIAFILIAELNTIAPIISNFFLCSYALINFSCFHATITNSPGWRPSFRYFSKWSALFGAVISVVIMFLLTWWAALIVVGIILVSLAYVSYKKPDVNWGSSVQAGTYSMALSYSVSLTQVEEHVKNFRPQCLVLTGPPSFRPALVDFVSAFTKGVSLMICGNVAGPQDTPGDSDSEEHVEWLNRRKVRSFYTLITAPDLRSGARSLMQVSGLGRLKPNTIVLGYKQNWQTDSPHNLENYVATIHDAFDGRAGVCVLRMKDGLDVSRTVRAYVNPAFEDPEAAPQGEKLRQESGNAGSSVKVLGADELTETHFQAPQKKRCVDVYWLFDDGGSSCCSASSAWVSARYWCCPMWPGSRRREGESPSQRFPTPHFSGGEPQA; encoded by the exons atgggctggggagaggggcacaGGATTGAACTCAGGGCCAGCGGAAAGGTAGCAG gtgGACCTGGCACCCCCATGGACTCCCCGGCCTACAAGACGGTTCTGGCCTTGGGCCGGTTCAAGGTGCGGAAGCTCCAGACGGGCCCTGCCCTGGACAAAGGCAAGGAGGGGGCAAGCCCCCTGCCGTGCCCCCCAACCCCGTCCATGGAGGGCTCTGACCAGGCGGATGAGGGGGGCTCCCTCTCGGCTCCCCCGGACTACGCGACCACAATGGACGTCAGTCCCTGCTACGAGTTCTACGCCCAGTCGGCCCCCCCTGGGCGGGCCCGCAAGAGTCGCCCCTCGCTGGAGGTGCTGCGTAACGTG GAGGACGGGCCCGGGTTCCCTGATGCTCCTGACCCTGGGGAATCCAGGGCTaaggaggaggacgaggaggaTCCAGACGCAGCAAGCCCTGAAGCGGAACCAGTCCGGTTCGGTTGGGTGACCGGCGTGATG ATACGGTGCATGCTCAACATCTGGGGCGTGATCCTATATCTCCGGCTGCCTTGGatcacagcccaggctggaaTAG ggctgACATGGCTCATCATCCTCATGTCAGCTGTAGTCACCACAATCACTGGCTTGTCCATCTCAGCCATCTCCACCAATGGCAAGGTGAAGGCAG ggggcaccTACTTCTTGATCTCGCGCAGCCTGGGCCCCGAGCTGGGCGGATCCATCGGGCTGCTCTTCTCCTTCGCCAATGCTGTGGCTGTGGCTATGCATGTGGTGGGCTTCGCTGAGACGGTGCGTGACCTGCTGCTG GAGTTCGACGCGGTGATGACGGACCCCGTGAATGACATCCGGATCGTGGGCGTCATCACGGTGACAGTGTTGTTGGGCATCGCGCTGGCTGGCATGGAGTGGGAAGCCAAG GCCCAGGTTGTCTTTTTCTTCGTCATCATGGTCTCCTTCATCAACTACTTTGTGGGGACCCTGATTCCAGCCACGGAGGAGAAGATGTCCAAAGGCTACTTCAGCTACCGAG GGGACATCTTCCTGGAGAACATCGGGCCGGAGTGGCGGGGCGAATCGGGCAACTTCTTTGGCATGTTCTCCATCTTCTTCCCCTCGGCCACTGGTATCCTGGCCGGCGCCAACATCTCAGGCGACCTCAAG GACCCCGCGGTGGCTATCCCCAAGGGCACCCTGCTGGCCATCTTCTGGACCACGCTCTCCTACCTGGCCATCTCAGCTACCATAG gGTCGTGCGTGGTGCGTGATGCGTCCGGGAGTTTGAACGACACACTGGGCTCCCCCAACGCCACGGACAGCTGCCTGGGCCTTGGGTGCGGCTACGGCTGGAACTTCACCGAGTGCGCCCAGGCTGGCACCTGCGAGTACGGGCTGGCCAACAACTACCAG ACCATGAGCATGGTGTCCGGCTTCAGTCCCCTCATCACGGCTGGGATCTTCGCCGCCAccctctcctctgccctggcCTGCCTGGTCTCAGCCCCCAAGGTCTTCCAG TGCCTGTGCCAAGATAAGCTGTATCCCGTCATCGGCTTCTTCGCCAAGGGCTACGGCAAGAACAACGAGCCGCTCCGGGGCTACATGCTCACTTTCGTCCTGGCCATCGCCTTCATCCTCATCG CTGAGCTCAACACCATCGCCCCCATCATCTCCAACTTCTTCCTTTGCTCCTATGCCCTCATCAACTTCAGCTGCTTCCATGCCACAATCACCAACTCCCCAG gctggCGACCTTCTTTCCGCTACTTCAGCAAGTGGAGCGCCCTCTTTGGGGCCGTGATCTCCGTGGTCATCATGTTCCTGCTGACCTGGTGGGCGGCCCTCATTGTGGTGGGCATTATCCTGGTCAGCTTGGCCTACGTCAGCTACAAGAAGCCAG ACGTCAACTGGGGCTCCTCTGTGCAGGCCGGGACCTACAGCATGGCCCTGTCCTACTCCGTCAGTCTCACCCAAGTGGAGGAGCATGTCAAGAACTTCCG CCCCCAGTGCCTGGTGCTGACGGGTCCCCCCAGCTTCCGACCAGCTCTGGTGGATTTCGTCAGTGCCTTCACCAAGGGGGTCAGCCTCATGATCTGTGGGAACGTGGCTGGG CCGCAGGATACCCCAGGGGACAGCGACTCAGAGGAGCACGTCGAGTGGCTGAACAGGCGCAAGGTGCGATCCTTCTACACCCTCATCACGGCCCCGGACCTGCGCAGCGGAGCCCGCAGCCTCATGCAG GTGTCCGGGCTGGGGCGTCTCAAACCCAACACAATCGTGCTGGGCTACAAGCAGAACTGGCAGACGGACTCGCCCCACAACCTGGAGAACTACGTGGCCACCATCca CGACGCGTTCGACGGCCGGGCCGGGGTGTGCGTGCTGAGGATGAAGGACGGGCTGGATGTGTCGCGGACGGTTCGGGCCTATG TGAACCCTGCGTTTGAGGACCCCGAGGCAGCACCGCAGGGGGAGAAGCTGAGACAGGAGTCGGGCAATGCAG GCAGCAGCGTGAAGGTGCTGGGCGCGGACGAGCTCACTGAGACCCACTTCCAGGCCCCGCAGAAGAAGAGATGTGTGGACGTCTATTGGCTCTTTGACGATGGGG gaTCCAGCTGCTGCTCAGCAAGTTCCGCCTGGGTTTCAGCGAGGTACTGGTGCTGCCCCATGTGGCCTGGCAGCCGGAGGAGAGAAGGTGAGTCCCCCTCACAGcgattccccaccccccacttctcGGGGGGGGAGCCTCAGGCCTGA
- the LOC101946804 gene encoding solute carrier family 12 member 3-like isoform X7: MGWGEGHRIELRASGKVAGGPGTPMDSPAYKTVLALGRFKVRKLQTGPALDKGKEGASPLPCPPTPSMEGSDQADEGGSLSAPPDYATTMDVSPCYEFYAQSAPPGRARKSRPSLEVLRNVEDGPGFPDAPDPGESRAKEEDEEDPDAASPEAEPVRFGWVTGVMIRCMLNIWGVILYLRLPWITAQAGIGLTWLIILMSAVVTTITGLSISAISTNGKVKAGGTYFLISRSLGPELGGSIGLLFSFANAVAVAMHVVGFAETVRDLLLEFDAVMTDPVNDIRIVGVITVTVLLGIALAGMEWEAKAQVVFFFVIMVSFINYFVGTLIPATEEKMSKGYFSYRGDIFLENIGPEWRGESGNFFGMFSIFFPSATGILAGANISGDLKDPAVAIPKGTLLAIFWTTLSYLAISATIGSCVVRDASGSLNDTLGSPNATDSCLGLGCGYGWNFTECAQAGTCEYGLANNYQTMSMVSGFSPLITAGIFAATLSSALACLVSAPKVFQCLCQDKLYPVIGFFAKGYGKNNEPLRGYMLTFVLAIAFILIAELNTIAPIISNFFLCSYALINFSCFHATITNSPGWRPSFRYFSKWSALFGAVISVVIMFLLTWWAALIVVGIILVSLAYVSYKKPDVNWGSSVQAGTYSMALSYSVSLTQVEEHVKNFRPQCLVLTGPPSFRPALVDFVSAFTKGVSLMICGNVAGPQDTPGDSDSEEHVEWLNRRKVRSFYTLITAPDLRSGARSLMQVSGLGRLKPNTIVLGYKQNWQTDSPHNLENYVATIHDAFDGRAGVCVLRMKDGLDVSRTVRAYVNPAFEDPEAAPQGEKLRQESGNAGSSVKVLGADELTETHFQAPQKKRCVDVYWLFDDGGSSCCSASSAWVSARYWCCPMWPGSRRREA; the protein is encoded by the exons atgggctggggagaggggcacaGGATTGAACTCAGGGCCAGCGGAAAGGTAGCAG gtgGACCTGGCACCCCCATGGACTCCCCGGCCTACAAGACGGTTCTGGCCTTGGGCCGGTTCAAGGTGCGGAAGCTCCAGACGGGCCCTGCCCTGGACAAAGGCAAGGAGGGGGCAAGCCCCCTGCCGTGCCCCCCAACCCCGTCCATGGAGGGCTCTGACCAGGCGGATGAGGGGGGCTCCCTCTCGGCTCCCCCGGACTACGCGACCACAATGGACGTCAGTCCCTGCTACGAGTTCTACGCCCAGTCGGCCCCCCCTGGGCGGGCCCGCAAGAGTCGCCCCTCGCTGGAGGTGCTGCGTAACGTG GAGGACGGGCCCGGGTTCCCTGATGCTCCTGACCCTGGGGAATCCAGGGCTaaggaggaggacgaggaggaTCCAGACGCAGCAAGCCCTGAAGCGGAACCAGTCCGGTTCGGTTGGGTGACCGGCGTGATG ATACGGTGCATGCTCAACATCTGGGGCGTGATCCTATATCTCCGGCTGCCTTGGatcacagcccaggctggaaTAG ggctgACATGGCTCATCATCCTCATGTCAGCTGTAGTCACCACAATCACTGGCTTGTCCATCTCAGCCATCTCCACCAATGGCAAGGTGAAGGCAG ggggcaccTACTTCTTGATCTCGCGCAGCCTGGGCCCCGAGCTGGGCGGATCCATCGGGCTGCTCTTCTCCTTCGCCAATGCTGTGGCTGTGGCTATGCATGTGGTGGGCTTCGCTGAGACGGTGCGTGACCTGCTGCTG GAGTTCGACGCGGTGATGACGGACCCCGTGAATGACATCCGGATCGTGGGCGTCATCACGGTGACAGTGTTGTTGGGCATCGCGCTGGCTGGCATGGAGTGGGAAGCCAAG GCCCAGGTTGTCTTTTTCTTCGTCATCATGGTCTCCTTCATCAACTACTTTGTGGGGACCCTGATTCCAGCCACGGAGGAGAAGATGTCCAAAGGCTACTTCAGCTACCGAG GGGACATCTTCCTGGAGAACATCGGGCCGGAGTGGCGGGGCGAATCGGGCAACTTCTTTGGCATGTTCTCCATCTTCTTCCCCTCGGCCACTGGTATCCTGGCCGGCGCCAACATCTCAGGCGACCTCAAG GACCCCGCGGTGGCTATCCCCAAGGGCACCCTGCTGGCCATCTTCTGGACCACGCTCTCCTACCTGGCCATCTCAGCTACCATAG gGTCGTGCGTGGTGCGTGATGCGTCCGGGAGTTTGAACGACACACTGGGCTCCCCCAACGCCACGGACAGCTGCCTGGGCCTTGGGTGCGGCTACGGCTGGAACTTCACCGAGTGCGCCCAGGCTGGCACCTGCGAGTACGGGCTGGCCAACAACTACCAG ACCATGAGCATGGTGTCCGGCTTCAGTCCCCTCATCACGGCTGGGATCTTCGCCGCCAccctctcctctgccctggcCTGCCTGGTCTCAGCCCCCAAGGTCTTCCAG TGCCTGTGCCAAGATAAGCTGTATCCCGTCATCGGCTTCTTCGCCAAGGGCTACGGCAAGAACAACGAGCCGCTCCGGGGCTACATGCTCACTTTCGTCCTGGCCATCGCCTTCATCCTCATCG CTGAGCTCAACACCATCGCCCCCATCATCTCCAACTTCTTCCTTTGCTCCTATGCCCTCATCAACTTCAGCTGCTTCCATGCCACAATCACCAACTCCCCAG gctggCGACCTTCTTTCCGCTACTTCAGCAAGTGGAGCGCCCTCTTTGGGGCCGTGATCTCCGTGGTCATCATGTTCCTGCTGACCTGGTGGGCGGCCCTCATTGTGGTGGGCATTATCCTGGTCAGCTTGGCCTACGTCAGCTACAAGAAGCCAG ACGTCAACTGGGGCTCCTCTGTGCAGGCCGGGACCTACAGCATGGCCCTGTCCTACTCCGTCAGTCTCACCCAAGTGGAGGAGCATGTCAAGAACTTCCG CCCCCAGTGCCTGGTGCTGACGGGTCCCCCCAGCTTCCGACCAGCTCTGGTGGATTTCGTCAGTGCCTTCACCAAGGGGGTCAGCCTCATGATCTGTGGGAACGTGGCTGGG CCGCAGGATACCCCAGGGGACAGCGACTCAGAGGAGCACGTCGAGTGGCTGAACAGGCGCAAGGTGCGATCCTTCTACACCCTCATCACGGCCCCGGACCTGCGCAGCGGAGCCCGCAGCCTCATGCAG GTGTCCGGGCTGGGGCGTCTCAAACCCAACACAATCGTGCTGGGCTACAAGCAGAACTGGCAGACGGACTCGCCCCACAACCTGGAGAACTACGTGGCCACCATCca CGACGCGTTCGACGGCCGGGCCGGGGTGTGCGTGCTGAGGATGAAGGACGGGCTGGATGTGTCGCGGACGGTTCGGGCCTATG TGAACCCTGCGTTTGAGGACCCCGAGGCAGCACCGCAGGGGGAGAAGCTGAGACAGGAGTCGGGCAATGCAG GCAGCAGCGTGAAGGTGCTGGGCGCGGACGAGCTCACTGAGACCCACTTCCAGGCCCCGCAGAAGAAGAGATGTGTGGACGTCTATTGGCTCTTTGACGATGGGG gaTCCAGCTGCTGCTCAGCAAGTTCCGCCTGGGTTTCAGCGAGGTACTGGTGCTGCCCCATGTGGCCTGGCAGCCGGAGGAGAGAAG cctga